A genomic segment from Nicotiana sylvestris chromosome 1, ASM39365v2, whole genome shotgun sequence encodes:
- the LOC138890403 gene encoding uncharacterized protein produces the protein MVQGFTQWHEKLHFALLGYRTTIRTSVGTTPYLLGYGTKAVILVEVEITSLRIITKAKIDDDEWVKTRLEQLSLIDEKRLAVVSHGQLYQKRMARAYNKKVCPQKFEVGQLVLKCILPHQAKAKDIESKCVDMAINCDAVKRYYV, from the exons ATGGTGCAAGGTTTTacgcaatggcatgaaaagttgcattttgccttactgggttatcgcactactattcgcacTTCAGTGGGAACAACTCCTTATTTACTGGGCTATGGAACTAAGGCAGTTATACTTGTGGAAGTTGAGATTACATCCCTTCGGATCATTACAAAAGctaaaattgatgatgatgagtgggtcaaaactcggctagagcagttgagtttgattgatgagaaaaggttAGCTGTAGTaagtcatggtcaattgtatcagaagagaatggcaagagcatacaacaagaaggtgtgtCCTCAGAAATTCGAAGTGGGTCAGCTGGTATTAAAAtgcatccttcctcatcaggctaaagctaaag atatagaaagcaaatgtgtagatatggctatcaattgtgatgcagtcaagaggtactatgtATGA
- the LOC138890407 gene encoding uncharacterized protein — MKTQALAENPVDEEYESLKTYFPDEEVMCVVEVDHDEKPAWKLFFDVAANMKNVGIGAVLISETGQHYPIAAQLRFYCTNNMAEYEACILGLRLAIDMGVHEILVLGDSDLSIEFRHIPRAHNEISDALATLASMVYHPDKAYVDPVHIQVRDQHAYYNVVEEEINGEPWFHDIKYIKLGIYPVHATGDQTRTIRRLASGFFLNRGILYKRTPDLGLLRCIDAKEALTIMAEVHSGICGSHMNGYVLTKKIL; from the exons ATGAAAACCCAAgccttggccgagaatccggtggatgaagaatatgagtcactgaaaacttatttccctgatgaagaagtCATGTGTGTTGTTGAGGTTGACCATGATGAAAAGCCAgcttggaaacttttctttgatgtaGCTGCTAACATGAAAAATGTCGGAATAGGGGCTgtactcatctctgaaacagggcaacactaccctaTAGCAGCccaacttcgattttattgcaccaacaacatggctgaatacgaagcatgcattttgggtttgaggttagctatagACATGGGAGTCCATGAAATACTGGttctgggagattcagatct gtcgatagaattcagacacattcccAGGGCTCATAATGAGATTTCTGATGCCTTGGCTACCCTGGCGTCAATGGTATATCATCCGGACAAGGCTTATGTCGATCCTGTGCATATCcaagttcgtgatcaacatgcttattatAATGTGGTTGAAGAGGAAATTAATGgcgaaccttggttccatgacatcaaataCATCAAGTTAGGGATATATCCAGTAcatgccacaggtgatcaaaCGAGAACCATTCGACgtctggctagtggatttttcttgaataggggaatcttgtacaagaggactccagATTTGGGACTACTaaggtgcatagatgctaaagaaGCTTTAACTATCATGGCCGAAGTGCATTCTGGAATTTGCGGGTCGCACATGAATGGATATGTCTTGACAAAGAAGATACTTTGA